A region from the Vicia villosa cultivar HV-30 ecotype Madison, WI linkage group LG3, Vvil1.0, whole genome shotgun sequence genome encodes:
- the LOC131660710 gene encoding eukaryotic translation initiation factor 3 subunit B-like, with protein MADVLVMKEIEDKAASLGIDLSTIDLDSIHLPHGEDCGILSDDEEVFQEENLEFDTGFGNIIVVDNTPVVTKEKFAKLEGVIRKIFNQMGVIKDDGFWMPVDPVTEKTVGYCFIEYNTPQEAELAKEKAQGYKLDRSHIFTVSMFDDFDRFMRVPDEWAPPPRKEYAPGENLQQWLTDAKARDQFVIRASSDTEVLWNDARHLKPDPVYKRAFWTESFVQWSPLGTYLATVHRQGAAVWGGATTFNRLMRYAHPQVKLIDFSPGEKYLVTYSSHEPSNPRDANRVIINIFDVRTGKVMRDFKGSADDFAIGGTGGVTGVSWPVFKWSGGREDKYFARMGKNVLSVYEAETFSLVDKKSLKVENIMDFSWSPTDPIISLFVPETGGGNQPARVSLVSIPSKEELRQKNLFSVSDCKMYWQSNGDYLAVNVDRYTKTKKSTYTGFELFRIKERDIPIEVLELENKNDKIIAFAWEPKGHRFAVIHGDNPKPDISIYSMRTAQNTGRVSKLTTLKGKQANALFWSPAGRFIVLAGLKGFNGLLEFYNVDELETMATTDHFMATDVEWDPTGRYVATAVTSVHEMENGFNIWSFNGKHLYRILKDHFFQFLWRPRPPPFLTPEKEEEIAKNLKKYSKKYEAEDQDVSLLLSEQERERRKVLKEDWDKWVNEWKLMHEEERLERMHLRDGEASDEEEEYEAKDIEVEEVVDVTKEIIQFEYGQE; from the exons ATGGCGGATGTTTTAGTAATGAAAGAGATTGAAGACAAAGCGGCGTCTCTCGGAATTGATTTATCTACTATTGATCTCGATTCCATTCATCTCCCACACGGTGAAGACTGTGGCATATTGag TGATGATGAAGAGGTTTTTCAAGAGGAGAATCTTGAGTTTGATACTGGTTTTGGCAACATTATAGTAGTGGATAATACTCCTGTTGTTACCAAAGAGAAATTTGCAAAGCTTGAAGGTGTTATTAGGAAGATTTTTAATCAGATGGGTGTTATTAAGGATGATGGCTTCTGGATGCCTGTTGATCCTGTCACTGAAAAGACAGTTGGTTACTGCTTCATTGAGTACAATACTCCTCAG GAAGCTGAGCTTGCGAAAGAGAAGGCCCAGGGATACAAgttggatcgttctcacatattTACTGTTAGTatgtttgatgattttgaccggTTTATGAGAGTGCCGGATGAGTGGGCTCCTCCTCCGAGAAAGGAATATGCCCCAGGG GAAAATCTCCAACAATGGCTAACTGATGCTAAGGCCCGAGATCAGTTTGTGATTCGTGCTAGTTCAGATACGGAGGTTTTGTGGAATGATGCTAGGCATTTAAAGCCAGATCCTGTTTATAAACGTGCA TTTTGGACTGAGAGTTTTGTACAATGGTCTCCTCTGGGCACATACTTGGCAACAGTTCACCGTCAGGGGGCAGCAGTCTGGGGAGGTGCTACAACCTTCAATCGTCTCATGCGTTACGCTCATCCCCAG GTGAAGCTAATTGATTTTTCACCTGGTGAGAAGTATTTGGTAACTTATAGCAGTCATGAACCAAGCAATCCCCGGGATGCTAAT AgggttataataaatatatttgatgTGAGAACTGGTAAAGTGATGAGAGATTTTAAGGGTAGTGCTGATGATTTCGCCATCGGAGGTACCGGGGGTGTCACTGGAGTGTCTTGGCCTGTTTTCAA ATGGAGTGGTGGAAGGGAAGATAAGTACTTTGCAAGGATGGGGAAGAATGTACTTTCAGTATACGAGGCAGAAACATTTTCTCTCGTTGACAAAAAATCCTTAAAAGTTGAAAATATAATGGATTTCAGCTGGTCACCAACTGATCCAATCATTTCACTGTTTGTTCCCGAGACGGGAGGTGGGAACCAGCCTGCCAGG GTAAGTCTTGTTTCAATCCCCAGCAAAGAAGAACTCAGACAGAAAAACCTTTTTAGCGTCAGTGACTGCAAGATGTACTGGCAGAGCAATGGGGATTACCTTGCTGTTAATGTGGACCGATATACCAAGACAAAGAAAAGTACTTACACTGGCTTTGAGCTTTTCCGTATTAAGGAACGTGACATACCGATTGAAGTTCTAGAGCTTGAGAATAAGAATGATAAGATCATTGCATTTGCTTGGGAGCCAAAGGGACATAGGTTTGCCGTTATTCACGGCGACAACCCTAAGCCTGATATTAGTATCTATTCTATGCGGACTGCTCAGAACACTGGCCGTGTTTCAAAGCTCACTACTCTGAAAGGAAAGCAGGCAAATGCTTTATTTTGGTCTCCTGCAGGCCGCTTCATTGTATTAGCAGGGTTGAAAGGCTTCAACGGACTGTTGGAGTTTTACAACGTTGATGAACTTGAAACCATGGCTACTACTGATCATTTTATGGCAACCGACGTTGAATGGGATCCAACTGGAAG GTATGTTGCAACTGCTGTGACTTCGGTTCATGAAATGGAAAATGGATTCAATATATGGTCTTTCAATGGCAAACATCTTTATCGGATATTGAAGGATCACTTCTTTCAG TTCTTATGGAGACCAAGGCCACCACCCTTCTTGACTCCCGAGAAAGAGGAAGAGATTGCAAAGAACTTGAAGAAGTATAGTAAGAAATATGAAGCAGAAGATCAAGATGTTTCGTTGTTGCTGAGTGAGCAGGAGCGCGAGAGGCGTAAGGTCTTGAAAGAAGATTGGGACAAGTGGGTCAATGAGTGGAAGCTGATGCATGAAGAAGAGAGGTTAGAGAGGATGCATCTGAGGGACGGAGAAGCTAGTGACGAGGAAGAGGAATACGAGGCAAAGGACATTGAAGTTGAGGAGGTAGTTGATGTTACCAAAGAGATCATTCAGTTTGAGTATGGTCAGGAGTGA